Part of the Suricata suricatta isolate VVHF042 chromosome 8, meerkat_22Aug2017_6uvM2_HiC, whole genome shotgun sequence genome, GTTCTTATCTTGAGACTTTACAGTCTGGGGTCCAGGGTGGAGAGGGAATAAGAACAAATGGAGACAATAGGATCACAGGTGCATGAAATGCTTATACCAGTCTTTGTGGTTTATAAGGTGGAGAGCTTTCAGTTCTATCTGGGAGGCAAGAATCAGGAAAGGCTGCTTAGAATATGCAGCTGATAATCTGGGTTTAAGAAATGAATCATTTTCTCCAGGTCTGGGAGGGGAATCAGCGGTAAGAATATACTTTCCAGGCCCAAGAGTAGCGCGAGCAAAGGTGCCACAATGCAGGCTGCAGTACACAAGAAGCTGTAAGCAGAGCAGGCTCTGCGCAGGCCAGTCAGGGCCATGAACACCAGGCCATTAAGGCATTTCTGGTGGAGAGAGGAGTGAGGTGTATATCTTAGGAAGATTACACTGGGCTGCCACATAGAGTTGATAGAAGAGGTTGGAGGCTTTACAGCATTCAGGCTAGAATCTGAGCTCTATCACTGCAGTGGAGAAAGGGGTGGAAGGAGAGGACTCTGCTGTCCCCTAAGTGCCGCCTTCCTTTGGCCTCTCCACAGCGTTCCAAAACATCCCAGGTGTCCACTCCATCCACGCGGAGAAAGCTCAGCCCAGGCCAGCAAGTCCTGGATAGTTTCTTTCGGCCCCACATCCCCACTGATGCATCCAGCCTCAAAAGTATGGCCCAGTGACACCTCTAGAAGCCCGacttcctgagaatcctgttaaTAAAGTGCTTATTTTTGTAGTCATTTTGGAGACTTTCCATCCTCTTCCTAGTCTTCTCATTCTTCCCCTCTGAAAAGTCCTGCGTGGTGCTGACTTCCACTGGCTGAGCTCCCAGCCAGCCCTGGGCAGTGGAGGTGGGCGTTCTGTCCGAGTGATCTGTCCTCCCTTGTCTTATTGTCTAAGACTGTCCCTGGGCAGTGGTATTGTCTTAGAGCAGGTGGTTAGGCTCAGCCCTGACCCAACCCTTCCCCACGGGCAGAGGCTGCTCCCTGGGAGAAGGGAAACACAGGGGAGGATttgttgtcttaatttttttaaatagtttatttatttttgagagagagagagagagagagagagagacagagacagagacagagcatgaatgagggaggggcagagagagagggagacacagaatcagaaacaggcttgaggctttgagctgtcagcacagagcctgacgtggggctcgaacccgcagactgtgagatcatgacctgagctgaaatcagacacttaaccgacttagccactcaggcgcccctttcttaAATTCCTACCTCAAAtactaaatttaaatgtatatctgTATTGTTTCATATGTAgtgaaactatattaaaaatcagGGGGTTAAGAATCATCAAATTAGGGGTAGGATGAAGGGAAATGGATCAGATAAGGTCACAAGGAAAGTTCaaaattattgatatatattCTATTGCCCAATTgtgtaatacttttatttttcttcatatcttgcatatatattagttttaggcTATGTAACAACATTtcatagtttaaaagaaaaaataaaatcccaccTCTTTGGACCCCAGTGAGAGATTCAAGTTCTGGCAGGTACTGGCCCCTTGGGACAAAGCCCTCCCCACACCAAGTGTCCACAGGTGTGTCTCAGTTGCAACAGGCCCTGTGCCAACCTTCCTCAGGTTTCTTGGTCCCTGGAGGCTTGCTCCTCCTGCACCGACTGCCACAGGGCCCGGATGTTGCCCTGGCCAAAGCCTGTTGCCCCCTCTCTCTGAATCAGCTCCAGGAAGAAAGTGTCCTCTGGAAAGAGAGACTTGGTGAAGACCTGAAGCAGAAACTTGCCTTCATCGCCATCTAGCAGGATCCCCTGTCGGGCCAGCAGGCTAGGCTCATGCCCAGCAGCTAGAATTTGCCTTTCCTTACCCGGCTGCTGGTAGTACCCCTCAGGAGGAGCCAGGAGCTGGCCCCCGGCCACTGCTACCCCTTCAGTGGCTTTCATTATGTTTGGTGTGTACAGCCCCACATGCTGCAGTCCGGGTCCCCTGTGACGGGCCAGGAACTGCTCCACCTGGTCCTGTCCACTGGCAGCCCCTGGCAAGGACTCGGCCAGCACAAGGGTGGGGACCGCGCTGCCTGGCGGGGTCTGCAGGGCAGTAAGCTTCAGTCCCCCTTGCCCAGATCCTGCTGTCACCTGGAGGCCCAGCTCCGGATCCTCACCTGGGCTCAGTGGCAGGTGGTGAAAGTCTAGGCAGTCGTGGAACCAGCGCATCAGTGTGGGGGAGCTGCCACAGGTGCAGGCCAGGGTCAGGTGGTCCACGTGGCTGATCCAGCCTGGTCGGGTTGCAGAGGGCAAAGGCCTGAAGCCCGGCAGGAAAGGCCCCCCGAAGCCGGCGCGCTCCAGCAGGGTCAGGCTGAGGTTGCCGACGGGCGATCTGACCACAGCGTAGGTGGCGATGCCCTGAGAATCCCGCACGGTAACCGGGGGCACCGGCAGGCTGCAGCCCCGCGCGACCAACGCCTGGGCGGCAGCGCCCGTATCCGCCACGTCGAAGCACAGGTTGGTGGCGCTGGGCACAGCATGACGTGGGTCCAGGCCGTACAGCGGCTCCTGGGGCCCAGCGCCCTCGTTCACCAAAAAGACCGCGTCGCCGCTGCGCAGGGCCAACTGCCGCCAGCCTTCCGCTTCCCGCACCGCCAGGGGCTGGAAGCCGAAGAGACGTTGCAGATCTTGGGCAAGGGGCTGCCCCGCGGGCACGTGGAAAGCGATGTGGCACAGACCACGGGCGGACGCGGCCATGGCGGTCCAGATGGTGACCTtggtctgtcccttcccctggggCCGTTCACCTGTCCTTGAGAACTCCTGAACTCTCTGTCCCAGGATTGTCGTCGGAAGACTGTGGAGTCCAGTTTTTCCCGCAGAGCGTGTTCCTCGCTCTTTTCCGGGGAGAAGTCACAGACCCGACCCCCTTGCGGGCTAGCGTTTCTCCCTGCCACGCCCTCTGCAATCCCGGGCTGCCTTGGGACCACCGGGTCTGGGCTGCGCTAGTGAAAACCACGTGGAGCCAGAGCTGGGgcggagcaggagagagggggcgGAGCCGAGGACTCTGCACTCTTTCCTCCTCCCGCCCAGACA contains:
- the HPDL gene encoding 4-hydroxyphenylpyruvate dioxygenase-like protein isoform X2, giving the protein MAASARGLCHIAFHVPAGQPLAQDLQRLFGFQPLAVREAEGWRQLALRSGDAVFLVNEGAGPQEPLYGLADTGAAAQALVARGCSLPVPPVTVRDSQGIATYAVVRSPVGNLSLTLLERAGFGGPFLPGFRPLPSATRPGWISHVDHLTLACTCGSSPTLMRWFHDCLDFHHLPLSPGEDPELGLQVTAGSGQGGLKLTALQTPPGSAVPTLVLAESLPGAASGQDQVEQFLARHRGPGLQHVGLYTPNIMKATEGVAVAGGQLLAPPEGYYQQPGKERQILAAGHEPSLLARQGILLDGDEGKFLLQVFTKSLFPEDTFFLELIQREGATGFGQGNIRALWQSVQEEQASRDQET
- the HPDL gene encoding 4-hydroxyphenylpyruvate dioxygenase-like protein isoform X1, translating into MAASARGLCHIAFHVPAGQPLAQDLQRLFGFQPLAVREAEGWRQLALRSGDAVFLVNEGAGPQEPLYGLDPRHAVPSATNLCFDVADTGAAAQALVARGCSLPVPPVTVRDSQGIATYAVVRSPVGNLSLTLLERAGFGGPFLPGFRPLPSATRPGWISHVDHLTLACTCGSSPTLMRWFHDCLDFHHLPLSPGEDPELGLQVTAGSGQGGLKLTALQTPPGSAVPTLVLAESLPGAASGQDQVEQFLARHRGPGLQHVGLYTPNIMKATEGVAVAGGQLLAPPEGYYQQPGKERQILAAGHEPSLLARQGILLDGDEGKFLLQVFTKSLFPEDTFFLELIQREGATGFGQGNIRALWQSVQEEQASRDQET